The following are encoded in a window of Platichthys flesus chromosome 19, fPlaFle2.1, whole genome shotgun sequence genomic DNA:
- the man2a1 gene encoding alpha-mannosidase 2, which yields MVMKRSRVLAVLAGGIFCVALMSLYRMLELMQGAELQQGGNPPVVQGDEDLSRLQQKIDRLEHLLSDNNRLVVTLRDSLIHRKASWEKEGEGANVSSVSIHSAADELSGCRSAGKMKDDADGVQLLDVYDLLPFDNLDGGVWKQGFDIHYNGNEWDDQPLEIILVPHSHNDPGWLKTFDLYYQDQTRHILNNMLMKLSEDHRKKMIWAEVSYFSKWWNDIDDQKREMVKRLVGAGQLELVTGGWVMADEANSHYFALLDQLIEGHQWIQRHLGVKPSSGWAIDPFGHSPSMAYLLKGAGLSNMVIQRVHYAVKKQFAQQQTLEFQWRQSWDSSPRSDIKCHMMPFYSYDVPHTCGPNPSVCCQFDFHRLPGGQVFCPWRIPPKPITEQNVQERALLLLDQYRQKSRLFRSPVLFVPLGDDFRFVESSEWDAQFNNYQKLFDYFDQHPELHVKAQFGTLSDYFQALERRLSAADTKLPTLRGDFFTYADRDDHYWSGYFTSRPFYKRLDRMLEATLRATEILFTLTLAEMRRFHGDGGVVADFPAQEHFQRLTAGRRSLALFQHHDAVTGTARDPVVVDYGIRLFHSILNLRQVLQSSAHWLLLLDKSLYHHDQSKPFLLMDDVISAHDALPQKTPLVLSDEPRPLIIFNPTEQLKTSVITIVVDSLDARVVDAETGQPLAAQISAVWTEPSRASTEAFQFSFVAELPPLSLVVCHVSKAPAGSSHRAQYTFHRRGNTPTVTTKQFQVSHLTGPDADKAVSLSNKHVQIWSSLKTGLLQKLRLQSGLVRDVKIQFLWYGTRTRGNPDKSGAYLFLPGEEGAQLYSSSKPPLVRISRGPIFSDITSCYQHFTHTVRLLHLDGHAGKSLEISNTVDIRSEKNQELVMRLVTDVASGNRFFSDLNGFQMQQRRTLAKLPLQANFYPMTSSSFLQDSVSRLTLLSAQSQAVASLRPGELEVVLDRRLQQDDNRGLGQGVTDNKLTTSLFQLLLEERRGGTQDVGGASVEHLSLLAHLSSLSLCHPPVTMVTQSNTKLPKLRPFRPLSSSLPCDVHLLNLRTLEDAQKAESASQEAALLLHRKGFDCSIIPKPAPVCTWSVHEEVNLADVFSPLQFRSVRHSGLTLLREDDHEEPPRQQQQPPQITRLRPMEISAYRVEID from the exons ATGGTCATGAAGAGGAGTCGGGTGTTGGCGGTGCTGGCGGGCGGGATCTTCTGCGTAGCTTTGATGTCATTGTACCGCATGCTGGAGCTGAtgcagggggcggagctacagCAAGGTGGGAACCCACCTGTTGTACAGGGGGACGAG GACTTGTCCCGCCTCCAGCAGAAGATTGACAGGTTGGAGCATCTCCTTAGCGACAACAACCGTCTGGTTGTCACACTGCGGGATTCTCTGATCCACCgcaaagcatcatgggaaaaagaaggagaaggagccaACGTTAGCTCAGTCTCTATCCACAGCGCGGCCGACGAGCTGTCGGGCTGCCGATCTGCCGGAAAGATGAAGGATGACGCTGATGGCGTTCAG CTGCTGGACGTTTATGACCTCCTGCCCTTTGACAACCTTGACGGTGGCGTCTGGAAACAGGGGTTTGATATCCATTACAATGGGAACGAGTGGGATGACCAGCCGCTCGAAATTATTCTTgttccacactcacacaacgACCCAG GTTGGTTAaagacctttgacctttattaTCAGGATCAGACGAGACACATCCTTAACAACATGTTGATGAAACTGAGCGAGGACCACAG GAAGAAGATGATCTGGGCAGAAGTCAGTTATTTCTCTAAATGGTGGAACGACATTGACGATCAGAAGAGAGAGATGGTCAAACG TCTTGTGGGAGCAGGGCAGCTGGAGCTGGTGACAGGCGGCTGGGTGATGGCGGACGAAGCAAATTCTCATTACTTCGCTCTGTTGGATCAGCTGATCGAGGGTCATCAGTGGATTCAGAGACACCTGG GCGTGAAGCCAAGTAGCGGGTGGGCTATTGATCCATTTGGCCACTCCCCCTCCATGGCCTACTTGCTGAAGGGGGCGGGGCTTAGCAACATGGTCATTCAACGAGTTCACTATGCCGTCAAGAAACAGTTTGCCCAGCAACAGACGCTTGAGTTTCAATGGCGACAGAGCTGGG ACTCCTCCCCCCGTAGTGACATCAAGTGTCACATGATGCCATTCTACAGCTATGACGTACCTCACACGTGTGGTCCGAACCCGTCCGTGTGTTGTCAGTTCGACTTCCACCGCTTGCCAGGAGGGCAGGTCTTCTGTCCGTGGAGAATACCACCTaagccaatcacagagcagaacGTCCAGGAGCG CGCTCTCCTCCTATTGGATCAGTACCGTCAGAAGTCTCGTCTCTTTCGTTCTCCGGTTCTCTTCGTTCCCCTCGGCGATGACTTTCGGTTTGTGGAGTCAAGCGAATGGGACGCTCAGTTCAATAACTACCAGAAACTCTTTGACTACTTTGACCAGCACCCAGAGCTGCACGTCAAG GCTCAGTTCGGGACCCTGTCAGATTACTTCCAGGCTCTCGAGCGGCGCCTGAGCGCAGCAGACACGAAGCTGCCGACCCTTCGCGGGGACTTCTTCACCTACGCCGACCGAGACGACCATTACTGGAGCGGATACTTCACCTCCAGACCGTTTTACAAGCGTCTGGACAGAATGCTGGAGGCCACGCTCAG AGCCACAGAAATTCTCTTCACGTTGACGCTGGCTGAAATGCGACGTTTCCATGGCGACGGTGGTGTGGTTGCAGATTTTCCGGCTCAGGAACACTTCCAGCGCCTGACAGCGGGGAGGCGGAGCCTAGCACTGTTCCAGCACCATGACGCCGTCACTGGCACTGCCCGTGACCCTGTGGTGGTCGACTACGGCATCAG ATTATTTCACTCCATCCTGAACCTGCGCCAGGTGCTGCAGAGCTCCGCCCACTGGCTGCTCCTATTGGACAAGAGCCTTTACCACCACGACCAGTCGAAACCCTTCCTGCTAATG GACGACGTGATCTCAGCTCACGACGCTTTGCCTCAGAAGACGCCGCTCGTGCTCAGCGATGAGCCCAG GCCGTTGATCATCTTTAACCCGACGGAGCAGCTCAAAACCTCTGTCATCACCATCGTGGTCGATTCTCTGGATGCTCGTGTGGTTGATGCAGAGACCGGTCAGCCATTGGCTGCGCAGATCTCGGCGGTGTGGACAGAGCCGAGCCGAGCGTCCACGGAGGCGTTCCAG TTTTCTTTCGTGGCTgaacttcctcctctgtcactcGTCGTGTGTCATGTGAGCAAAGCGCCAGCTGGCTCCTCCCACCGGGCACAGTACACCTTCCATCGTCGTGGCAACACACCGACTGTTACCACCAAGCAGTTTCAGGTGTCGCACCTCACCGGACCTGATGCCGACAAGGCCGTGTCGCTTAGCAACAAGCATGTCCAAATATGGAGTTCCCTGAAGACTGGCCTGCTGCAg AAGCTGCGTCTTCAATCCGGTCTGGTCCGTGACGTGAAAATCCAGTTCCTGTGGTACGGAACCAGAACTAGAGGAAACCCGGACAAGAGTGGAGCCTACCTGTTTCTGCCTGGGGAGGAGGGGGCCCAG CTCTACTCGTCCTCAAAGCCCCCCCTGGTCCGGATCTCCAGAGGTCCCATCTTctctgacatcacttcctgttaccaacacttcacacacacggTGCGGCTCCTCCACCTCGACG GGCATGCTGGGAAGTCCCTGGAGATTTCCAACACGGTGGACAtcaggtcagagaagaaccagGAACTGGTCATGAGACTTGTCACTGATGTCGCCAGCGGCAACCGTTTCTTCTCCGACCTCAACGGTTTCCAG ATGCAGCAGCGAAGGACCCTGGCGAAGCTCCCCCTGCAGGCCAACTTCTATCCGATGACCTCGTCCTCGTTCCTCCAGGACTCGGTGTCTCGCCTGACGCTGCTGTCGGCTCAGAGTCAGGCCGTCGCCTCGCTCAGACCAG GTGAGCTGGAGGTGGTGTTGGACCGgcggctgcagcaggacgaTAACCGCGGCCTCGGTCAGGGTGTCACCGACAACAAGCTGACGACGAGTCTTTTCCaactgctgctggaggagcggAGGGGCGGGACTCAG GATGTGGGAGGAGCATCAGTTGAACACCTGTCACTACTCGCCCACCTATCCTCGCTCTCCCTCTGCCACCCACCAGTCACCATGGTCACCCAGAGCAACACCAAGCTGCCAAAGCTCCGCCCCTTCCGCCCACTCAGCTCATCTCTGCCGTGCGACGTCCACCTGCTGAACCTGAGGACACTGGAGGACGCTCAG AAAGCAGAGAGCGCgtcacaggaagctgctctcctCCTACACAGGAAGGGCTTTGACTGTAGCATCATCCCAAAGCCAGCGCCTGTGTGCACATGGAGCGTGCACGAGGAG GTGAATCTGGCcgatgttttctctcctctgcagtttcGCTCAGTTCGTCATTCAGGTCTGACTCTGCTGCGTGAAGATGACCACGAAGAGCCCCcccgccagcagcagcagccgccgcaGATCACTCGTCTGCGGCCAATGGAAATCAGTGCGTACCGCGTGGAGATCGACTGA
- the capslb gene encoding calcyphosine-like b isoform X1 encodes MAGTSRHDREMMMKVKRELTECSEPVERLRLQCLARGSSGIKGLGRTFKIMDDDQNRSLDFKEFLKGLNDYGILMEREEAAALFQHFDRDGSGSINFDEFLITLRPPMSKARKEVVMQAFRKLDKTADGVITVEDLRGVYNAKYHPKYQNGEWTEDQVFRTFLDSFDTPYDKDGKVTKDEFLNYYCGVSASIDSDVYFILMMTNAWKL; translated from the exons atgGCGGGGACATCGAGACACGACcgagagatgatgatgaaggtcaaACGTGAGCTCACCGAGTGTTCGGAGCCGGTGGAGAGACTCCGGCTTCAGTGTCTCGCTCGAGGGTCGTCAGGGATCAAAGGACTGGGAAG AACCTTTAAAATAATGGACGATGACCAAAACCGCTCTCTGGACTTCAAAGAGTTCCTGAAGGGTTTGAACGACTACGGGAtcctgatggagagagaagaggcgGCGGCTCTGTTCCAACACTTTGACCGTGACGGGAGCGGGTCCATCAACTTCGACGAGTTCCTCATCACTCTCAGG CCCCCCATGTCCAAGGCCAGGAAGGAGGTGGTCATGCAAGCGTTTCGGAAACTGGACAAGACGGCTGACGGTGTGATCACGGTCGAGGACCTGCGGGGGGTCTACAACGCCAAGTACCACCCCAAGTACCAGAACGGAGAGTGGACGGAGGATCAAGTCTTCAGGACGTTCCTGGACAGCTTTGACACTCCGTACGACAAAGATGGAAAA GTGACGAAGGACGAGTTCCTCAACTACTACTGCGGCGTCAGCGCCTCCATCGACAGCGACGTCTACTTCATCCTCATGATGACAAACGCCTGGAAGCTGTGA
- the capslb gene encoding calcyphosine-like b isoform X2: MAGTSRHDREMMMKVKRELTECSEPVERLRLQCLARGSSGIKGLGRTFKIMDDDQNRSLDFKEFLKGLNDYGILMEREEAAALFQHFDRDGSGSINFDEFLITLRPPMSKARKEVVMQAFRKLDKTADGVITVEDLRGVYNAKYHPKYQNGEWTEDQVFRTFLDSFDTPYDKDGKVTLEEFFSYYSGVSASIDTDVYFIVMMRNAWKL; encoded by the exons atgGCGGGGACATCGAGACACGACcgagagatgatgatgaaggtcaaACGTGAGCTCACCGAGTGTTCGGAGCCGGTGGAGAGACTCCGGCTTCAGTGTCTCGCTCGAGGGTCGTCAGGGATCAAAGGACTGGGAAG AACCTTTAAAATAATGGACGATGACCAAAACCGCTCTCTGGACTTCAAAGAGTTCCTGAAGGGTTTGAACGACTACGGGAtcctgatggagagagaagaggcgGCGGCTCTGTTCCAACACTTTGACCGTGACGGGAGCGGGTCCATCAACTTCGACGAGTTCCTCATCACTCTCAGG CCCCCCATGTCCAAGGCCAGGAAGGAGGTGGTCATGCAAGCGTTTCGGAAACTGGACAAGACGGCTGACGGTGTGATCACGGTCGAGGACCTGCGGGGGGTCTACAACGCCAAGTACCACCCCAAGTACCAGAACGGAGAGTGGACGGAGGATCAAGTCTTCAGGACGTTCCTGGACAGCTTTGACACTCCGTACGACAAAGATGGAAAA GTGACGCTGGAGGAGTTCTTCAGTTATTACTCTGGTGTGAGTGCGTCCATCGATACAGACGTCTACTTTATTGTGATGATGAGAAATGCCTGGAAACTCTGA
- the ugcg gene encoding ceramide glucosyltransferase, with the protein MALLDLAMQGFAVFGFILFFVLWLMHLMSIIYVRLHLHKKRSEVKQSFGQQAGVSLLKPLKGVDPNLISNLETFFTLDYPKYEILLCVQDQDDPAVEVCKKLLGKYPNVDARLFIGGKKVGINPKINNLMPGYEGAKYGLVWICDSGIRVKPDSLTDLTNQMTEKVGLVHGLPYVADRQGFAATLEQVYFGTSHPRSYISANVTGIKCVTGMSCLMRKDVLDQAGGLVSFAQYIAEDYFMAKAIADRGWKFSMATQVAMQNSGSYSIGQFQSRMIRWTKLRINMLPGTVLEPISECFLASLIIGWAAHYVFRWDMMAFFMCHCLAWFICDYIQLTGVQGGALCFSKLDFAVAWFIRETMAVQIFLSALWDPTISWRTGRYRLRCGGTAEEILDV; encoded by the exons ATGGCTCTGCTGGATCTAGCCATGCAGGGCTTCGCCGTGTTCGGCTTCATCTTGTTCTTCGTCCTGTGGCTCATGCACCTGATGTCCATCATCTACGT gCGTCTCCACCTCCATaagaagaggtcagaggtcaaacagtCATTTGGGCAGCAAGCAGGCGTTTCCCTCTTGAAGCCTCTGAAGGGCGTTGACCCAAACCTCATCTCCAACCTGGAAACCTTCTTTACTCTGGATTACCCCAAG TACGAGATCTTGCTCTGCGTCCAGGACCAGGACGACCCCGCGGTCGAGGTCTGTAAGAAGCTTCTGGGAAAGTATCCGAATGTCGACGCTCGTTTATTCATTG GGGGGAAGAAAGTAGGAATCAACCCAAAGATCAACAACCTGATGCCAGGTTACGAAGGAGCCAAATACGGGCTGGTGTGGATCTGTGACAGCGGCATCAGAG TGAAACCTGACAGCCTGACAGATCTGACCAATCAGATGACAGAGAAGGTGGGGCTGGTCCACGGGTTGCCTTATGTTGCCGACCGGCAAGGCTTCGCTGCCACACTGGAGCAG GTGTATTTCGGGACGTCTCATCCTCGATCCTACATCTCGGCGAATGTGACGGGGATAAAGTGCGTGACCGGGATGTCGTGTCTCATGAGGAAGGACGTGTTGGATCAGGCCGGCGGTCTGGTCTCTTTCGCTCAGTACATCGCTGAAGATTACTTCATGGCTAAGGCCATCGCAGACAG AGGCTGGAAGTTCTCCATGGCGACGCAGGTGGCGATGCAGAACTCAGGCTCTTATTCCATTGGCCAGTTTCAGTCCCGTATGATCAG ATGGACCAAGCTGAGGATCAACATGCTTCCTGGCACTGTGTTGGAGCCCATCTCCGAGTGCTTCCTGGCCAGCCTCATTATTGGCTGGGCGGCTCATTACGTGTTCAG GTGGGACATGATGGCGTTCTTCATGTGTCACTGTTTGGCCTGGTTCATCTGTGACTACATTCAACTCACTGGAGTTCAG GGCGGCGCTCTCTGCTTCTCGAAGCTGGACTTTGCCGTGGCGTGGTTCATCAGAGAGACGATGGCGGTGCAGATCTTCCTGTCGGCTCTATGGGACCCGACTATCAGCTGGAGAACCGGTCGGTACCGGCTCCGCTGTGGCGGCACCGCAGAGGAGATCCTCGATGTGTAG
- the hsdl2 gene encoding hydroxysteroid dehydrogenase-like protein 2, translated as MLQNTGKLAGCTLFITGASRGIGKAIALKAARDGANIVIAAKTAEPHPKLPGTIYTAAQEVEAAGGKALPCIVDIRDEKQVGDAVQKAVEMFGGIDILVNNASAINLTGTLETPMKKVDLMLGVNMRGTYMTSKLVIPHLLKSRSPHILNLSPPLNLNPVWFKNHTAYTMAKYGMSMCVLGMAEEFRGQIAVNALWPKTAIQTAAMDMLGGEEVGKQCRTSDIMADAAYAILTQPKDYTGRFVVDEDILREHGIKDFEQYAVQPGHPLLPDFFLDEAPEVLAQQMEQHGATPAFKSSSSTPPPSSGPIESTFDVIKGVINDDLVKSTQGIYQFDLSGEHVGVWFLDLKSGSGGVGRGQPAVKADVIMTMDSTDFSKMFAGKLKPTMAFMSGKLRIKGDMSLALKLEKLMGRMAKAKL; from the exons ATGCTGCAGAACACAGG GAAGTTAGCCGGCTGCACGCTCTTCATCACTGGAGCGAGTCGAGGCATCGGTAAAGCCATCGCGCTGAAAGCTGCCAGAGATGGAGCCAACATCGTTATTGCCGCCAAGACCGCCGAGCCCCACCCCAAACTCCCAGGGACCATCTACACAGCTGCTCAGGAGG tgGAGGCGGCGGGGGGGAAAGCGTTGCCCTGTATAGTGGACATCCGTGATGAGAAGCAGGTGGGAGACGCTGTTCAGAAAGCCGTGGAAATGTTTGGAG GTATCGACATCCTGGTGAACAACGCCAGCGCCATCAATCTGACGGGAACCCTGGAGACGCCAATGAAGAAGGTGGATCTGATGCTGGGAGTCAACATGAGAGGAACATACATGAC ATCTAAGCTGGTCATCCCTCACTTGCTGAAGAGTCGCAGCCCTCACATCCTGAACCTGTCACCGCCGCTCAACCTCAACCCAGTGTGGTTCAAGAACCACACAG cGTACACGATGGCAAAGTACGGTATGTCCATGTGCGTCCTGGGAATGGCCGAAGAATTCAGAGGTCAAATTGCCGTCAACGCCCTCTGGCCCAAAACAG CGATCCAGACTGCAGCCATGGACATGTTGGGTGGGGAGGAAGTTGGAAAACAGTGTCGCACATCGGACATCATGGCAGATGCCGCTTACGCAATCCTGACCCAACCAAAGGACTACACAGGCCGCTTCGTGGTGGACGAGGACATCCTGAGAGAGCACGGCATCAAAGACTTTGAGCAGTACGCAGTCCAACCAG GTCACCCTCTGCTGCCAGACTTCTTCCTGGACGAAGCACCAGAGGTGCTGGCCCAACAGATGGAGCAACATG GGGCGACCCCAGCCTTCAAGTCCTCGTCTTCGACCCCGCCTCCGTCCAGTGGACCAATAGAAAGCACGTTTGATGTCATCAAAGGAGTCATCAACGACGACTTGGTCAAGTCCACCCAGGGCATTTATCAGTTCGACCTGTCAG GAGAGCACGTGGGCGTCTGGTTTCTGGACTTGAAAAGTGGCTCTGGCGGCGTGGGGCGGGGCCAGCCAGCCGTCAAGGCCGATGTCATCATGACGATGGACTCCACAGACTTCAGCAAGATGTTCGCAG GGAAGCTGAAGCCCACGATGGCTTTCATGTCCGGGAAGCTGCGGATCAAAGGAGACATGTCGCTGGCCCTCAAACTGGAGAAACTGATGGGCCGCATGGCCAAGGCTAAACTGTGA
- the capslb gene encoding calcyphosine-like b isoform X3: MAGTSRHDREMMMKVKRELTECSEPVERLRLQCLARGSSGIKGLGRTFKIMDDDQNRSLDFKEFLKGLNDYGILMEREEAAALFQHFDRDGSGSINFDEFLITLRPPMSKARKEVVMQAFRKLDKTADGVITVEDLRGVYNAKYHPKYQNGEWTEDQVFRTFLDSFDTP; this comes from the exons atgGCGGGGACATCGAGACACGACcgagagatgatgatgaaggtcaaACGTGAGCTCACCGAGTGTTCGGAGCCGGTGGAGAGACTCCGGCTTCAGTGTCTCGCTCGAGGGTCGTCAGGGATCAAAGGACTGGGAAG AACCTTTAAAATAATGGACGATGACCAAAACCGCTCTCTGGACTTCAAAGAGTTCCTGAAGGGTTTGAACGACTACGGGAtcctgatggagagagaagaggcgGCGGCTCTGTTCCAACACTTTGACCGTGACGGGAGCGGGTCCATCAACTTCGACGAGTTCCTCATCACTCTCAGG CCCCCCATGTCCAAGGCCAGGAAGGAGGTGGTCATGCAAGCGTTTCGGAAACTGGACAAGACGGCTGACGGTGTGATCACGGTCGAGGACCTGCGGGGGGTCTACAACGCCAAGTACCACCCCAAGTACCAGAACGGAGAGTGGACGGAGGATCAAGTCTTCAGGACGTTCCTGGACAGCTTTGACACTCC GTGA
- the ptbp3 gene encoding polypyrimidine tract-binding protein 3, whose amino-acid sequence MSTDDLSAVDGSDRPCVSERAQSVPSRVLHLRHLPVDISEQEVLALALPFGRVSKLITLRTKNQAFLEMASEEAAVTMVNYYTSATPTVRNQPIFIQYSNHRELKTDNLTNHRAQAALQAINAAAVHSGNMVAGVEGRGLVPGQSPVLRLIVENLFYPVTLEVLQQIFSKFGSVLKIITFTRNNQFQALLQFSDAVHAQHAKASLDGQNIYNSCCTLRIDFSKLSALNVKYNNDKSRDFTRADLPTGELEPTAAFGVALPHYGAAAFPPTFHQHTGLSMSGIPGSMVSPPRLSLHVAPPAIHSVLLVSNLNPESVSPHCLFILFGVYGDVQRVKILFNKKENALVQMSDGTQAQLAMSHLNGQRLHGNVIRVTLSKHPVVQLPRGGAGQEEQTLTRDFAGSALHRFKKPGSKNFNNIFPPSATLHLSNIPSSVSEDVLKDLFSSSGFTVKAFKFFQKDRKMALMQLASVEEAIEALIALHDHQLDHNQHLRVSFSKSTI is encoded by the exons ATGAGCACTGACGACCTGTCCGCAG TGGATGGCTCTGATAGGCCGTGTGTTTCTGAGCGAGCTCAGTCTGTCCCGTCTCGGGTCCTTCACCTGCGCCATCTTCCTGTTGACATCTCTGAACAGGAAGTGCTCGCTCTGGCGCTTCCCTTTGGCAGAGTTAGTAAACTGATCACACTGAGGACAAAGAACCAG GCATTTTTAGAGATGGCgtcagaggaagctgctgttACTATGGTGAACTACTACACCTCAGCCACGCCCACAGTCAGGAACCAGCCAATCTTCATTCAGTACTCCAACCATCGCGAGCTCAAGACCGACAATCTGACGAATCAC CGAGCTCAGGCAGCACTGCAGGCCATCAATGCAGCcgcagtgcattctgggaacATGGTAGCAGGAGTGGAGGGGCGGGGCTTAGTCCCCGGTCAGAGTCCCGTCCTGAGGCTCATCGTAGAGAACTTATTTTACCCGGTGACACTGGAGGTTCTGCAGCAG atcttCAGTAAGTTCGGTTCTGTGTTGAAAATCATCACGTTCACCAGAAACAATCAGTTTCAGGCTCTGCTGCAGTTTAGTGATGCTGTGCACGCTCAGCACGCAAAAGCT TCTCTGGACGGTCAGAACATCTACAACAGCTGCTGCACGCTGAGGATCGACTTTTCCAAACTGAGCGCGCTCAACGTCAAGTACAACAACGACAAGAGCCGAGACTTCACCAGAGCCGATCTGCCGACGGGCGAGCTGGAGCCCACTGCTGCGTTCG gtgtAGCTCTCCCTCATTATGGAGCAGCAGCTTTCCCACCTACCTTCCACCagcacacag GTTTGTCGATGTCAGGCATCCCCGGCTCGATGGTGTCTCCGCCTCGTCTGTCCTTGCATGTAGCGCCTCCTGCTATCCACTCGGTGCTGCTGGTGTCTAACCTGAacccagag agcGTTTCTCCACACTGCCTCTTCATCCTGTTTG gtgtttaCGGGGACGTTCAGAGAGTGAAGATCCTCTTTAATAAGAAGGAAAATGCTCTGGTTCAGATGAGCGATGGCACTCAGGCTCAACTGG CAATGAGTCACCTTAACGGCCAGCGGCTCCATGGTAATGTGATTCGGGTGACGTTGTCCAAACACCCTGTAGTGCAGCTGCCtcgggggggggcggggcaggAGGAGCAGACGCTGACCCGGGACTTCGCAGGCTCCGCACTCCACCGCTTCAAAAAACCAGGATCCAAAAACTTTAACAACATTTTCCCTCCGTCAGCGACGCTGCACCTCTCCAACATCCC cTCCTCGGTCAGTGAAGACGTGTTGAAGGATTTATTTTCCTCCAGCGGATTCACCGTCAAAGCCTTCAAGTTTTTCCA GAAAGACAGGAAGATGGCTCTGATGCAGTTGGCGTCGGTGGAGGAGGCCATCGAAGCTCTGATCGCTCTGCACGACCATCAGCTGGACCACAACCAGCACCTCCGGGTCTCCTTCTCCAAGTCCaccatctga